From Camelina sativa cultivar DH55 chromosome 5, Cs, whole genome shotgun sequence:
NNNNNNNNNNNNNNNNNNNNNNNNNNNNNNNNNNNNNNNNNNNNNNNNNNNNNNNNNNNNNNNNNNNNNNNNNNNNNNNNNNNNNNNNNNNNNNNNNNNNNNNNNNNNNNNNNNNNNNNNNNNNNNNNNNNNNNNNNNNNNNNNNNNNNNNNNNNNNNNNNNNNNNNNNNNNNNNNNNNNNNNNNNNNNNNNNNNNNNNNNNNNNNNNNNNNNNNNNNNNNNNNNNNNNNNNNNNNNNNNNNNNNNNNNNNNNNNNNNNNNNNNNNNNNNNNNNNNNNNNNNNNNNNNNNNNNNNNNNNNNNNNNNNNNNNNNNNNNNNNNNNNNNNNNNNNNNNNNNNNNNNNNNNNNNNNNNNNNNNNNNNNNNNNNNNNNNNNNNNNNNNNNNNNNNNNNNNNNNNNNNNNNNNNNNNNNNNNNNNNNNNNNNNNNNNNNNNNNNNNNNNNNNNNNNNNNNNNNNNTAACTCCGGTCTTGAGGGAGAGAAGTGAAGAGAGTGTTGAAGTCGTTTTCAGGGAGGTCGTTGAAGTAGACAAGAAACTCTGGTTTTGAGAAGTTTGATTGTCGTAAGTTGGTTTCAACGGATCTGATGATGTCGTCAACGAAaaagaatgtgtttggtccAGTTGCACAACCAAGATCGGCTATTCGGAACGTGTTGGAGccagagattagggtttttgcaTCGAGTTTCTCTACTATCAGTTTGTCTATTGTCTCTTTCAACAAACTTGTTGTTTTTCTCTGTCCACACCAAAAGGATTTCAAAGATTATGATAATTTTATGCTTAAATATCGTATTTAAAGATGTGCTACTCctattgaaaattattaaaagagaCTGAAATAATGAAATACAAAATTTCGCGGCACTAAATCTAAATGAGATGAGATCCAAAACCAATAACACACACCATcgtacaaaataaataaaaatgatgcttaaaaaaaaacagtatgtTATACCTTAATACAGTATGTTATACTGTATTTAGTAAAATTTAAATACAGTAATGCCTTCTGTGCTTTCTAGATTTACGTTTATGATTAGCTATCCTTGAGACAATGAAGCCGCTAAGTAATCCTCGGTGTATTTTTGTGTGGCTCGATGAGTTCTGAACATTTTAATATCATTGTTGgagtttcttaaataaaattgaagtacATAAATAAGGAAccaaaatttgattaaacaaaaaatcatgtAAGAGATCATGATGATAAAGTCAAATTATGTTCTTCCTCTGAACTTTGAAGTCATGGGCTTCCAGTTGATCCGAATAGTCAGCCAACGTCTATTTAAAAATTGGCTGATGATGATATTCTTAAACTATCTTGTACTTTACATTGTCTAGATGAGTAAAATAGATAACAACTTATTAcatagttaaaatatttaatgaaaataaattttatctaaCAACTCATCTTAATTACCAATTTGTTGGATCAAATGTAACAAACCATATCCAAAATGCGAAGTTGTTATAAAGGAATATGAAAtgtaaagatgaaaagaaaaaattaaaagataagaaaccaaaaaaaaaaaaattgaaaatagacCTGCAAATGAGAATTCTTAGAGTAGCTGTTCGGACCATCTCCACCACTCATAGGAAGTGAGTTAAGAACAATCTCCGCTTTCTCcattatgattttgtgtttttactttCTATACTTGGGGTGTGTCGTCTGTATATATAGGCCATGCATGCACTTAACACCTAGTGCTTATTATTATAGTATAGTCACTATAAACAATAATTGATAACCTCTTGAATTGAACTACAATAATATGCGTATAAAAGCAAGAACATTACTAGAAAATGCTATTAGCCTATCACATCCGTTTGTGCTTGTTTTGAAACACAAGGAATAATAAGCTACATTTTAGAAAGCATTTTCATATTCAGTGAACTAACCTACTACATGTGTTTTTAAATAGAGAAGCTAATACTGAATTATcagtgattattattattacagtGGTCCTAATACGTAAGTACAAGActacaataaatatattattttcttttttaaagttatactattattgttttgaaatttaactAATCACATAGGTCTTGCGTGAGAAAACTACGTAATTGTAGGGgcatcaaattaataaaataaatcataggTTAAACTAGGATATATGCCCATTCGTCTCCAAAGGAGATGCTCTCTGTACTAATATCCAAGAATAAATCAAAAGGATGCTGAAAATTTATGATAATAAACTTAAATCAGTTTGTTTTTTATATCTCCTCTATCAATGTGGCCTTCTTCATTctttcatatattcatataaacaCTAGCTAAAAAGCATATATAGTGGAAAATTGAATGATGAAATAGCAGAAAAAACCAATCAGAGTCtttggaaaaataattataaaacactAAACATTTGGTTTCATAagttaatgaatttttatttttttttcacttttctagctaatttttttattacatttctATGAATGGGATGAGTGAATTCTCCCATTTTCAACGATCTGAATGACTGTAAAAAGCTAAGGAACTATTGATTAACTATatcttttgtaaactatatatatatatcaccatAATACAGTTAAAAATGGTTATAGAAGTCTCCAGTTAGTTATTCATCTATCTCTACAATATTTTTGACAAACATTAGCTTCCACATACtctttaagtttctttttttttgtattttcctttAATATTTAAGAATTTGAATAAGGGCGAATTTGCCTGATGACCAATATGGGATAAGTTGTGAAGAATATAGCACACAAATGGGAACAATTAAGAGAATGACTAATGGTCTTGACAAGATTACCATTTTAGGCCCAATGTGCTTACACGCGCTAATTATGTGGCAGAGGGAGATATTAACGTGGCATGCTAGTAGGCTACAAAGTTTAGTGACCATGCGTAAATGGTAATATGTCCAATCAGTAACATAACACCGTGAAAAATTAACAGCTcggttttaatttttaagctAATAGAGAGTAATTTCTCTGCCCATAAATAGTGTAGATAGGTCACTTTCCATCTCCAGCAGATAATATAGACCTGCAAATCAAATGAGCGGCAATAATAGTAGGTGTGAAGTGGAAGCAGTTAGGCGAGGAATTAAGGTAAAAAGCATCATTTTAACTGTATGTAGTTATTGCATGTCGTTAGTATGTAAAGTAGATTCCTGTTTCTATGTCCAGATCAGACTGTAGGTACCTTTCCATTTAGATCTGTCCTATTCTAAAAGAAGTACTagaattgaaaataatttatgtgACATCTGTCGAGATCAAGGCAAGAGAACGTTTAATAAAAGAGTTTGGTCTAGTTAGTAATGAAATTAATCTGTCTTTGAACCTTCGATTTGATAATAGTATGTATAACTATATCCGCTTGTTTCGTTTATTGCAGATGACCGCGAAAGACGAAGTTCGTGTTGTCCTGGGTGACTGGATTAAGATTGATAGTGCGGTGTGGAACTTTGAACCCGAGACCGCCTCTGGTAACAATTTTGTGAGGCTCCTTTGATGGCATGGCGTATAAGCAATTGGTCGCGAAGGTGAAAGAGAAACTTGTTCTGCGTGCACATGAAGTTGTGATCAAGATGTCGTACCAGTTCCCGGGTTGGTTTGAGCTGGATGATAATGAGGGTAACGGATCAGCGCCGCAATATATAACAGACGAAGAAGAGGTTGGGGTTTTCATATGCATGCGGCGTTTCATTGAAGAGGTAGATCTTTGCGTCACCGTTGTTAAAAAAATGCTGCCAGAGGCTCCTACACCTCCCAGTCCCGCAAGGCATTGGATGCGATATGTTTCTGCAAACGACGATGATGATTCAGATTCTGACTCGGAGGATATATATTGGCATGAGTTCGCATTAGACGCCTCACTGCGCCCGAAGAAAACAAAGCCACACGAACCGGAAATGGTAAACAAAGAAGACATTGTCATGGCATCTGTTCCCGCAACGCGAGGGACAGGCATATACATCAATGAAAGGGGAGACACAATCCTACAAACCGGGCCAACTTGTGGTGCACGGGATAAAGGAAAAGCCGTTGCGGAGGCAAATGGACATGAAACAAGTAGCGATAGCGAGGATAACGACTTTCAGATTGTTCCGTTTACGCAACCTGACGACCCCATGCTAGTAGAATGTAGTCAAGCCAGGCCCCTTGCTAAAGATGGGTGCTCCCAAGAGGCGCAAACAAGATAACACTCTGCACCAAATTCAACTGGGAGCACCAACGGTGAAGGAGATGATGTGGAGATTAACTCGCTTACTATGTGGGGTCGTGTTGAAGAAGCCTTGCATACAATGCTAACTGATATGAGTGACGAACCAGCTCTGTTTTGTCGAGATGCACCACCGGTATTCAATGATGGAAAAGGTGAAGGTAATTCCGCTCACTTGTACACATCTATACAAGTTATATCCAATGTTAATGTAGTTAAGATAAACGGTTATCTGTGTGAAACTGATAAACTATTTGGTATGTATATTATAGGTGTTGATTCAGCCTTGGAAGATATACAGTACAAGGGGGACAAACTATTTGTTGGACGGGTTTTCAAGAACAAAGCCGACTGCAAGATAAAGCTTGCAATACACGCTATTAATCAAAAATTCCATTTCATGACCAGTCAGTCAACACCCAAGTTCATGGTGCTTAAATGCATTTCGAAAACGTGTCCATGGCGTGTTTATGCAGTCAAAGTTGATACGGCTGACCATTTCCAGGTGCGACAGGCTAATCAAAAGCATACATGTACAGTTGATGAGAGGAGAAGCTACCATCGTTTAGCAACAACTCAAGTTATTGGGGAGATTATGCAGCGACATTTTGTTGGCATCAAGAGAGGGCCCCATGCTGCCGCGATTCGAAAAATCCTACTATCAGCATCTCCTACTGGAAAGCTTGGCGTGCTAGGGAAGTTGCAATGGAGCTCTCGTTAGGTTCAATCGCGGGTAGCTACGCTCTACTTCCAGCATACATTGGCCTCCTCCAGCAAACAAATCCTGGCTCTCTATGCTTCACAGAGCATGTTGATGATCCTGACGGTGCGATGCGATTTAAATATCAATTCATAGCATATGGAGCTTCCGTCAAGGGTTACAAACACATCAGGAAAGTCGTGGTTATCGATGGTACTTCAATAAGGCTCGCTATGGTGGGTGCATCCTAACAGCCAGTTGCCaaaatttccaaatattttCACTAGCATTTGCTATTGTCGACAGCGAAAATGATGATGCTTGGGAGTGGTTCTTTAGACACCTCTCTGCTTTCATCCTTGATACAATCGAGCTGGTCTTCATATCCGATCGGCATGCAAGCATCTATACGGGGTTGCGAAAGGTAATACTAGTTTCATTACATTTCCATACCATTTGAACAAGCTCATATTTATGGATGGTtgtatatggtttaaacttgcAGGTTTACACAGAAGCCCATCACGCAGCTTGTACTGTGCATTTGTGGCGCAATATACGACACTTGTACAAGCCACAAACATTAGCCGGGTTAAAGTCTGCTGCAGCAAGGGCATACCATGTAGATGAATTTAACAAAAAGTTCTTAGAAATCCAGCGGGTCAATCCTGGGTGTGCTGCATATCTTGTGGATATTGGTTAGGCCaaaaatgctcaatgtggtaTAATAAGTTGCTTACCCGCCATTAATACAGCTTCCcgatttaatttctttttttatgataTTGCATCAGGTTTCTCACACTGGACAAGAGTCCATTCAAAGGGTAAGAGATACAATATTATGGACAGCACCATTGCCGAATCGTGGAACCAAGTTATAAAAGAAGTGAGGGAGTATCCACTAATCTGCATGCTAGAATACATTAGAACAACAGTGATGGAATGGTTTGCAGTTCGTAGGGCATGAGCTGCCCGGTCTGTCTCAGTGATTGCTCCAAAATGTCGTGCTATTGTAGAAGAGAACTTTGAGAGTGCTATGTCAATGGCGGTGAGGCCAATCAGTGACTTTGAGTTCCAGGTGCAGATCAGTTCTGGTGAATGTTTCACCATCAATCTGGTGGAGGGTACTTGTTCGTGTAACGAGTTCCAGTCTTTAAACATCCCTTGTGCTCACGCAGTCGCAGCAGCTACACCGCTTGGGATTTCAATTGATACGTTCGTAGATGTTGCATACTATGAGGAGACAATAAGGCATTCATATGCAGAGAGGGTGTATCCCATTCCTTCAGTTAGTGGAAAATCATCTGTAGGATCAACTTCTGGTACAAGGGGTGACCTCAATCCACCATTTGCCCGGCGACCACCCGAGAGACCCAAAATAATTAGGATTTTGTCACGTGGGGAGTTCAAGGTAAGATTTAAGTCATTTtctgtatttgtacacacatgAGACCATTAGTTCATAAAACCAATTAATTTgccccttttttaaaaaatatgtcaGAGGCCTCGCCGTAAATCAACAAGGAAATGCTCTCGTTGCTGCCATACAGGGCACAACAAAGCATCTTGCAAAAACGCCATCTAAAGGAATCAATGTAGCCATGGGGTGTGGAGTATGTGTTCACCGGAAAGTTTTTTGGAATGGGCTAAATAATGGAATGTCACAGGGTCGGGAAGCGCATTGTTGTACATATTAAATGCGTTTGGGGGCGTATTTTGGCACAAAATACAAACGTATATAGCGAGACAGTTATATACATTTGTATTTTGGTGTGTAGGTTCCCCAAGTAATGTTTATATTAGTCCCTGTTAAGAAGGAGGTTTAAGTATTGATGTATCGCCCATGAACAccaaagtttgttttttgtgaaatagaaatagaaacCCCATGGTTGtttaatatagtaaccatttgtgtgaatttttttcttctctacttACATCACTTACACCCCATTGTGAGTGTGCCCAGTTTAATGGGGTTACCAATTGTACATGCCTGTACCTCCAAAACCGTTTTTTGATGTAAGTGATAACATAACCAATCCTTATTGGGAGGCACTAAACCCTAGAGGATACTACTTTGTGAACCCACCCAACAAAGATATAAACCCATTCTAAATAGACATAATCTCT
This genomic window contains:
- the LOC104789686 gene encoding probable S-adenosylmethionine-dependent methyltransferase At5g37990 gives rise to the protein MEKAEIVLNSLPMSGGDGPNSYSKNSHLQRKTTSLLKETIDKLIVEKLDAKTLISGSNTFRIADLGCATGPNTFFFVDDIIRSVETNLRQSNFSKPEFLVYFNDLPENDFNTLFTSLPQDRKKNNKFVERDNRQTDSRETRCKNPNLWLQHVPNSRSWLCNWTKHILFR
- the LOC104789687 gene encoding uncharacterized protein LOC104789687, whose amino-acid sequence is MWGRVEEALHTMLTDMSDEPALFCRDAPPVFNDGKGEGVDSALEDIQYKGDKLFVGRVFKNKADCKIKLAIHAINQKFHFMTSQSTPKFMVLKCISKTCPWRVYAVKVDTADHFQVRQANQKHTSTFCWHQERAPCCRDSKNPTISISYWKAWRAREVAMELSLGSIAGSYALLPAYIGLLQQTNPGSLCFTEHVDDPDGAMRFKYQFIAYGASVKGYKHIRKVVVIDAFAIVDSENDDAWEWFFRHLSAFILDTIELVFISDRHASIYTGLRKVYTEAHHAACTVHLWRNIRHLYKPQTLAGLKSAAARAYHVDEFNKKFLEIQRVNPGCAAYLVDIGFSHWTRVHSKEENFESAMSMAVRPISDFEFQVQISSGECFTINLVEGTCSCNEFQSLNIPCAHAVAAATPLGISIDTFVDVAYYEETIRHSYAERVYPIPSVSGKSSVGSTSGTRGDLNPPFARRPPERPKIIRILSRGEFKRPRRKSTRKCSRCCHTGHNKASCKNAI